One genomic region from Lates calcarifer isolate ASB-BC8 linkage group LG10, TLL_Latcal_v3, whole genome shotgun sequence encodes:
- the tcp11l1 gene encoding T-complex protein 11-like protein 1 produces the protein MPKEEDHLEGGDNKETKEEREQDASEETVRKRVRANTPSRHSMNSPQASPPRFVSVEELMETAKSVTNMALAHEIMVNQAFQVKPVELPEGSLERRVKEIMHKAFWDCLEAQLKENPPSYGHAIKLLAEIKETLLSFLLPGHGRQRSRIEEILDLPLIQQQAENGALDIGQLSQFIVGMMGSLCAPCRDEDINKLKEITDIVPLLKAIFSVLDLMKVDMANFALSSIRPHLMQQSVEYERNKFQEFLEKQPNALDYTEKWLEDTVKCLRETEVDGSGAASSDPASLLPLNVHNHAYLRLLKWDHTSDPFPETVLMDQVRFQEMQQEAERLVLLSSLLLIVYTTTGEAISGLPGLMETLKNTVNIMLADMHTASFSAQEALATIGEKLCVELSQCLSQHGYSPFSADRKSILKGQISATVQPDNTVRKLMDSRVQTYLLASLESSQHKTPPPLPGGLAPVSRELKELAVHFSRLVNFNKLVFSPFYQKILQKILRAGESGSTET, from the exons ATGCCAAAGGAGGAAGACCACCTTGAGGGAGGAGACAACAAGGAGAccaaggaggagagggagcaggatGCTTCTGAGGAGACAGTGCGGAAGAGAGTTCGTGCAAATACTCCGAGTCGTCACAGCATGAACTCTCCACAAG CCAGCCCTCCCAGGTTTGTCTCTGtggaggagctgatggagaCTGCTAAAAGTGTCACCAACATGGCTTTGGCTCATGAAATAATGGTCAACCAGGCTTTTCAAGTCAAACCTGTGGAACTCCCTGAAGGAAG TTTGGAGCGCCGAGTGAAGGAGATTATGCACAAAGCATTCTGGGATTGTTTGGAAGCACAGTTGAAGGAGAATCCACCATCTTACGGACATGCCATAAAACTACTTGCTGAGATCAAAGAG ACACTGCTGTCTTTCTTGCTCCCAGGCCATGGTCGTCAGCGCTCTCGTATTGAGGAGATTCTGGACCTGCCTTTAATCCAGCAGCAGGCTGAGAATGGAGCTCTTGACATTGGTCAACTGTCCCAGTTCATAGTTGGGATGATGGGCTCGCTGTGCGCTCCCTGCAGAGATGAGGATATTAATAAGCTAAAGGAGATCACAGATATTGTGCCTCTGCTTAA GGCAATATTCTCAGTTCTGGACCTGATGAAGGTAGACATGGCTAACTTTGCCCTGAGCAGCATCAGGCCTCATctgatgcagcagtctgttgagTATGAGAGGAACAAATTCCAGGAGTTTCTGGAGAAACAACCAA ATGCCTTAGACTACACTGAGAAGTGGCTTGAGGACACAGTGAAATGCCTGAGAGAGACTGAGGTGGATGGTTCTGGTGCTGCCTCATCTGACCCTGCCTCACTTCTCCCCCTTAATGTTCATAATCATGCTTATCTACGTCTGCTGAAGTGGGACCACACCTCAGACCCCTTCCCAGAG ACAGTGTTGATGGATCAGGTTCGGTTCCAGGAGATGCAGCAGGAGGCTGAACGGTTAGTTCTGctgtcctctctgctcctcattgTCTACACTACAACAGGGGAGGCCATTTCAGGCCTGCCAGGGCTGATGGAGACTCtaaaaaacactgtcaacatCATGCTTGCAGATATGCATACAGC TTCTTTCAGTGCACAGGAAGCCTTAGCAACCATCGGAGAAAAACTGTGTGTTGAGCTAAGTCAGTGTCTAAGCCAACATGGCTACTCTCCATTCTCTGCTGACCGAAAGAGCATTCTGAAGGGACAAATCTCCGCCACCGTCCAGCCAGACAACACAGTCCGCAAGCTGATgg ACTCTCGGGTTCAGACCTACCTCCTGGCCTCCCTGGAGTCTAGTCAACATAagacccctcctcctctccctgggGGTCTGGCTCCAGTCAGTAGGGAGCTGAAGGAGCTCGCTGTTCACTTCAGTCGCCTTGTCAACTTCAACAAGCTGGTCTTCTCCCCATTCTACCAAAAAATTCTCCAGAAAATACTGAGAGCAGGGGAGAGTGGCAGCACGGAGACATAA